In Carassius gibelio isolate Cgi1373 ecotype wild population from Czech Republic chromosome B19, carGib1.2-hapl.c, whole genome shotgun sequence, one DNA window encodes the following:
- the stm gene encoding protein starmaker isoform X17, which produces MLSRMLVVPLIFALVGVSISAPINDGTDNDEAAAALGILSGHLFFSLFSAPPTPIPGNGDSGTTDGENSAEKQGDPTDSSDTIEKPEVDGTPDTSDTNNDKPLDEATSGPDSIDTTDTDTDTNTGTDASQETTSDSDENNEKPSAEVSSDADHVDTDSKEEQSTDTDEKADSDSDGSDGDSASVEKKDSADASDDANKTSTEDTDDSSDKDSSDTDEQQDSDDSDKDKSDGDSDEKSDKKDDKDTSDDSSKDSEDEGQETSDTPDKIDTDSDSDTDEVKGSDESKDQDSDSKDTDSTEKKEKDQDSDSDADTSSIRDTTDFPEDSTEDKDKDSSDSKDTEDDGDSEKEDTNETGSDSDEGKDKEDESKPDATSKEDTTASQSDESPLEEMTEDKQEDKPDSDNSSLDSSSDTDSDSRDKEQDKEKNSTESSDSGSKSDTDSLETDTDEDNDSSVEKEKQDTDEDNDSSVEKEKQESPDGASPETNDKAQHFLFTC; this is translated from the exons ATGCTGTCCCG GATGCTGGTTGTTCCGTTGATCTTTGCATTAGTGGGTGTCTCTATTTCTGCACCCATAAACG ATGGAACAGATAACGATG AGGCGGCTGCAGCTCTAGGGATCCTCAGTG GTcatctgtttttctctcttttttcagcTCCTCCAACTCCAATCCCTGGAAATGGAGACTCAG GGACTACAGATGGGGAAAATTCAGCAGAGAAACAAGGAG ATCCCACTGACTCGTCTGACACCATTGAGAAACCAG AGGTTGATGGTACTCCTGACACATCAGATACAAACA ATGACAAACCCCTGGATGAAGCCACCAGCGGCCCAGATTCAATAG ACACAACAGATACTGACACAGACACGAATACAGGAACAGATGCATCGCAGGAGACGACAAGCGATTCAG ACGAGAACAATGAGAAACCATCAGCGGAGGTCAGCTCAG ATGCAGATCATGTTGATACAGATTCAAAAGAAGAGCAATCTACAG ACACGGATGAAAAGGCAGACAGTGATTCAGACGGCTCAG ACGGGGATTCTGCTAGTGTGGAAAAGAAAGATTCTGCTGATGCATCTGATGATGCAAATAAAACCTCTACAG AAGATACAGATGATTCATCTGACAAGGATTCTTCAGACACAGATGAACAGCAGGACTCGGATG atTCTGACAAAGACAAATCAGATGGAGACTCCGATGAAAAGAGTGACAAGAAAGACGACAAAGACACCAGCGATGACTCCAGTAAAGACTCAGAAGACGAGGGTCAAGAAACCTCTGATACACCAGACAAAATCGACACAGACAGCGACTCGGACACTGATGAGGTGAAAGGTTCAGATGAATCCAAAGACCAGGATTCAGATTCAAAAGACACCGACAGCACggagaagaaagagaaagacCAGGACTCTGACAGCGACGCAGACACCAGCAGCATTCGAGACACGACAGATTTCCCCGAGGATAGCACCGAGGATAAAGACAAGGACAGCAGTGACTCCAAAGACACTGAAGATGATGGAGACAGCGAGAAGGAGGACACCAATGAGACTGGCAGCGACAGTGATGAGGGTAAAGATAAAGAGGACGAATCCAAACCAGACGCCACCTCAAAAGAAGACACCACAGCCAGTCAGTCTGACGAAAGTCCACTGGAGGAAATGACAGAAGACAAGCAAGAAGACAAACCTGATTCTGACAACTCCAGTCTAGACTCAAGTTCAGACACGGACTCTGACAGCAGAGATAAAGAGCAGGACAAAGAGAAGAACAGCACAGAAAGCTCTGACAGCGGCAGCAAGAGTGACACGGACAGCTTAGAAACAG ATACT
- the stm gene encoding protein starmaker isoform X19, whose amino-acid sequence MLSRMLVVPLIFALVGVSISAPINDGTDNDEAAAALGILSGHLFFSLFSAPPTPIPGNGDSGTTDGENSAEKQGDPTDSSDTIEKPEVDGTPDTSDTNNDKPLDEATSGPDSIDTTDTDTDTNTGTDASQETTSDSDENNEKPSAEVSSDADHVDTDSKEEQSTDTDEKADSDSDGSDGDSASVEKKDSADASDDANKTSTEDTDDSSDKDSSDTDEQQDSDDSDKDKSDGDSDEKSDKKDDKDTSDDSSKDSEDEGQETSDTPDKIDTDSDSDTDEVKGSDESKDQDSDSKDTDSTEKKEKDQDSDSDADTSSIRDTTDFPEDSTEDKDKDSSDSKDTEDDGDSEKEDTNETGSDSDEGKDKEDESKPDATSKEDTTASQSDESPLEEMTEDKQEDKPDSDNSSLDSSSDTDSDSRDKEQDKEKNSTESSDSGSKSDTDSLETDTDEDNDSSVEKEKQESPDGASPETNDKAQHFLFTC is encoded by the exons ATGCTGTCCCG GATGCTGGTTGTTCCGTTGATCTTTGCATTAGTGGGTGTCTCTATTTCTGCACCCATAAACG ATGGAACAGATAACGATG AGGCGGCTGCAGCTCTAGGGATCCTCAGTG GTcatctgtttttctctcttttttcagcTCCTCCAACTCCAATCCCTGGAAATGGAGACTCAG GGACTACAGATGGGGAAAATTCAGCAGAGAAACAAGGAG ATCCCACTGACTCGTCTGACACCATTGAGAAACCAG AGGTTGATGGTACTCCTGACACATCAGATACAAACA ATGACAAACCCCTGGATGAAGCCACCAGCGGCCCAGATTCAATAG ACACAACAGATACTGACACAGACACGAATACAGGAACAGATGCATCGCAGGAGACGACAAGCGATTCAG ACGAGAACAATGAGAAACCATCAGCGGAGGTCAGCTCAG ATGCAGATCATGTTGATACAGATTCAAAAGAAGAGCAATCTACAG ACACGGATGAAAAGGCAGACAGTGATTCAGACGGCTCAG ACGGGGATTCTGCTAGTGTGGAAAAGAAAGATTCTGCTGATGCATCTGATGATGCAAATAAAACCTCTACAG AAGATACAGATGATTCATCTGACAAGGATTCTTCAGACACAGATGAACAGCAGGACTCGGATG atTCTGACAAAGACAAATCAGATGGAGACTCCGATGAAAAGAGTGACAAGAAAGACGACAAAGACACCAGCGATGACTCCAGTAAAGACTCAGAAGACGAGGGTCAAGAAACCTCTGATACACCAGACAAAATCGACACAGACAGCGACTCGGACACTGATGAGGTGAAAGGTTCAGATGAATCCAAAGACCAGGATTCAGATTCAAAAGACACCGACAGCACggagaagaaagagaaagacCAGGACTCTGACAGCGACGCAGACACCAGCAGCATTCGAGACACGACAGATTTCCCCGAGGATAGCACCGAGGATAAAGACAAGGACAGCAGTGACTCCAAAGACACTGAAGATGATGGAGACAGCGAGAAGGAGGACACCAATGAGACTGGCAGCGACAGTGATGAGGGTAAAGATAAAGAGGACGAATCCAAACCAGACGCCACCTCAAAAGAAGACACCACAGCCAGTCAGTCTGACGAAAGTCCACTGGAGGAAATGACAGAAGACAAGCAAGAAGACAAACCTGATTCTGACAACTCCAGTCTAGACTCAAGTTCAGACACGGACTCTGACAGCAGAGATAAAGAGCAGGACAAAGAGAAGAACAGCACAGAAAGCTCTGACAGCGGCAGCAAGAGTGACACGGACAGCTTAGAAACAG
- the si:ch211-133n4.6 gene encoding uncharacterized protein si:ch211-133n4.6 — translation MMTRNILILCSLALVLVKADLEAADGGSHAMFATDPDSTSDEAPTESMNLLSPDLPNDASSTSAEAGNSAPQVKDVPKADAAKSSMEEPDEDEAPDSEEAAAVAAAVKPAPVPVQRATKSNNASARKRSKPVPASKKRSRNLRP, via the exons ATGATGACCAG GAACATTCTCATCCTCTGCTCATTAGCACTGGTACTGGTTAAAGCGGACCTTGAAGCag CTGACGGAGGGTCCCATGCCATGTTTGCTACAG ATCCAGATTCAACCTCAGATGAAGCTCCAACTG AAAGCATGAACCTGCTCTCACCCGACCTGCCCAATG ATGCGAGCAGCACCAGTGCCGAGGCAGGAAACAGTG CACCTCAAGTAAAGGATGTGCCCAAAGCTg atGCAGCTAAATCCAGCATGGAAGAGCCTGATG AGGATGAAGCTCCAGACTCAGAGGAGGCAGCGGCGGTGGCAGCGGCTGTGAAACCCGCTCCGGTCCCAGTCCAGCGTGCAACCAAATCCAATAATGCATCAGCACGCAAGCGGAGCAAGCCCGTCCCTGCCTCAAAAAAGAGATCAAGAAACCTCCGTCCCTGA
- the zgc:86598 gene encoding STKc_CK2_alpha domain-containing protein — MSSPVTSRSRVYPDVNTQRPREYWDYESHVVEWGNQDDYQLVRKLGRGKYSEVFEAINITNNEKVVVKILKPVKKKKIKREIKILENLRGGPNIISLLDIVKDPVSRTPALVFEHVNNTDFKQLYQTLSDYDIRFYMFEILKALDYCHSMGIMHRDVKPHNVMIDHEHRKLRLIDWGLAEFYHPSQEYNVRVASRYFKGPELLVDYQMYDYSLDMWSLGCMLASMIFRKEPFFHGHDNYDQLVRIAKVLGTEDLYDYIDKYNIELDPRFNDILGRHSRKRWERFVHSENQHLVSTEALDFLDKLLRYDHQARLTAREAMEHPYFYPIVKEQARMGSTSGLSTGSTPVSTSSMITGGVTSMSSSQAMASIAGSPVISSPSALATQVPAATGAQP, encoded by the exons ATGTCCAGCCCTGTCACAAGTCGATCCCGTGTTTATCCAGACGTCAACACACAGAGACCACGGGAATACTGGGACTATGAATCTCACGTCGTAGAGTGGGG GAATCAAGATGACTACCAGTTGGTACGGAAACTTGGCCGAGGAAAGTACAGTGAAGTGTTTGAAGCCATCAACATCACAAACAACGAGAAAGTAGTCGTCAAAATACTCAAG CcagtaaagaagaagaaaatcaaGCGGGAAATTAAAATTTTGGAGAATTTGAGGGGCGGCCCTAACATCATCTCACTTCTAGACATTGTCAAGGATCCTGTG TCTCGAACCCCAGCTCTGGTTTTTGAACATGTGAACAACACAGACTTCAAG CAATTGTATCAAACGCTATCGGACTACGACATTCGGTTCTACATGTTTGAGATCCTAAAG GCTTTGGATTACTGCCACAGTATGGGAATTATGCACAGAGATGTGAAGCCACACAATGTAATGATCGACCATGAACACAGAAAG ctGCGTCTGATTGACTGGGGCTTGGCTGAGTTTTATCACCCTAGTCAGGAGTACAATGTCAGAGTGGCATCTCGATATTTCAAAGGACCTGAACTGCTGGTGGACTATCAG ATGTATGACTACAGTTTAGACATGTGGAGCTTAGGCTGCATGTTGGCGAGTATGATCTTCCGGAAAGAGCCTTTTTTCCATGGACACGACAATTATGATCAG CTTGTACGGATTGCCAAAGTTCTGGGAACAGAAGACCTCTATGACTACATCGACAAATACAACATTGAGCTCGATCCACGGTTCAACGACATTTTGGGAAG ACATTCCCGGAAAAGGTGGGAACGGTTTGTCCACAGTGAGAACCAGCACCTGGTCAGTACTGAAGCTCTGGACTTCCTGGACAAACTGTTGCGCTATGACCACCAAGCTCGTCTCACCGCGCGCGAGGCCATGGAGCATCCTTATTTCT ATCCCATCGTGAAGGAGCAGGCGAGGATGGGCTCCACTTCAGGACTGTCCACTGGCTCCACTCCAGTCAGCACGTCCAGTATGATCACAG GAGGCGTCACATCCATGTCCTCGTCCCAGGCGATGGCCAGCATCGCAGGTTCTCCTGTCATCTCCTCTCCCAGTGCTCTTGCCACACAGGTTCCTGCAGCCACTGGTGCCCAGCCCTGA
- the LOC127979032 gene encoding C-type lectin domain family 4 member E-like produces MDVIYSNSELVGSTTASINKCSQYKGQETLKKEVTVHKRIKVLLIVLSVCLVFAFGGVCTLAILLTHATHVAFYNPNFNMSVSDQDHNATDYKAQFDALHNQHEETLRKLNRLNYSTGCALCAVHWVHSGGKCYYFSTVNMNWTQSRDHCVTLGGHLVIINSKSEQDFVTSNVKVSHWIGLNDLDTEGHWVWVNNQPVNDSVEFWIKRENGIREPDNWTKHHPDGEDCAGLGRSIRDTDFWSDAYCFLEKRFVCEAPAAV; encoded by the exons ATGGATGTAATCTATTCAAATTCTGAACTCGTAGGTTCAACAACTGCTTCAATTAACAAATGCTCCCAGTACAAAG GCCAGGAGACCCTCAAGAAAGAAGTGACTGTTCATAAACGGATTAAAGTTCTTCTGATAGTTCTCAGTGTCTGTCTGGTCTTTGCTTTCGGAGGAGTTTGTACTCTGGCGATACTTCTTACACATGCTACAC ATGTTGCTTTTTATAATCCAAACTTCAATATGTCTGTGTCTGATCAGGACCACAATGCCACAG ATTACAAAGCACAGTTTGATGCGCTTCATAACCAGCATGAGGAGACGCTTAGAAAGCTGAACAGATTAAATT ACAGTACGGGTTGTGCTCTTTGTGCCGTCCACTGGGTTCATTCTGGAGGAAAGTGTTACTACTTCTCTACAGTCAACATGAACTGGACACAGAGTCGAGATCACTGTGTGACTTTAGGAGGACATCTAGTGATcataaacagcaaatcagaaCAG gattttgtTACTTCTAACGTTAAAGTATCCCATTGGATTGGTCTCAATGATTTGGACACTGAGGGTCACTGGGTTTGGGTGAACAACCAGCCAGTTAATGATTCAGTAGA ATTCTGGATTAAACGAGAGAACGGAATCAGAGAGCCTGATAACTGGACTAAACACCATCCGGATGGTGAGGACTGCGCTGGTCTGGGACGTTCTATCAGAGACACAGATTTCTGGTCGGATGCTTACTGTTTTCTAGAGAAAAGATTTGTGTGTGAAGCTCCTGCAGCAGTTTAG